From a single Rhabdothermincola sediminis genomic region:
- a CDS encoding transglutaminase family protein: protein MTTMGRLRLSGSTRDGVVDGVVAVSLSALALTALWHAYGGVSFLAIGVFGAAAGVAIVAVTIRFRFPPLVVAFALIVGFFLLAGPAVPGAALARLLPTPSSVVAAGRALVQVWVDSLTTSPPLGTDGGLGMLPYICGFSAGSIGMLLARGTDRALAPALPSAVAMLVGFTFGTSEPVSVVLDGALFVVVALGWGAVRANRSRRSADGTVHWHRLGAGVAMLGVVSLIGLVFGTHLPFVDPTARFALREQVEPPFDPRNEPSPLGAFRRYRLEERAGEVLFRVTGWPEGARLRLATMDTYDGVVWVVGGPTAPGSGRFERVGEAILPTPPGEAASIDTEVVSDGSDVWLPTVGTTRSVRFRGDRGASLASSFRYNRDTASGAVPIRLQQGDRYSLDARLSAVPERGQLATRGVANAGSLPPIPDLPDELRQRASQFVSGATTPYEKAAMLEEAFRAGYYSDGGTETRGTTSESPPGHSLVRIQQFLDNKVGLVGNAEQYAATMALFARSVDLPARVVMGFAPKGSGTVEVHADDVDAWVEIAFDGVGWVPFYPTPDKERRPPDAPQPQPRQTELNQQEPPPPTYLPMPDISQELAESPVPQASPASGPLASVLRFLAEVAVVAGIPLSVVIGIAVVIMGAKWMRARRRRTNGSPAKRLNGAWLETCDRARDLGASVPGRLTRREALSVVDERLPGAGDLAEQIDAAMFGPQPIAEETLQDVWDRLEEISAAALDRLPFGRRFLARVSLASLRPGRSRRRPSLATESDLPAPSGVASVAAAGGKGAGLVGDTARPVEELV, encoded by the coding sequence ATGACCACCATGGGGCGCCTCCGTCTCAGTGGCTCGACTCGCGACGGGGTCGTGGACGGAGTCGTAGCCGTCTCGCTGTCGGCTCTCGCTCTCACCGCTCTGTGGCATGCGTACGGCGGAGTGTCCTTCCTGGCCATCGGGGTGTTCGGGGCTGCTGCCGGCGTCGCCATCGTGGCGGTCACGATCCGATTCCGCTTCCCACCCCTGGTCGTGGCGTTCGCACTGATCGTGGGCTTCTTCCTGCTCGCAGGCCCGGCGGTGCCGGGAGCCGCGCTGGCGAGGTTGCTGCCGACACCTTCCTCGGTCGTGGCCGCGGGACGGGCGCTGGTGCAGGTCTGGGTCGATTCGCTCACCACCTCGCCTCCGCTCGGGACCGACGGCGGGTTGGGCATGCTGCCCTACATCTGCGGGTTCTCGGCGGGGTCCATCGGCATGCTCCTGGCGCGGGGCACCGACCGGGCCCTCGCCCCCGCCCTGCCCTCGGCCGTCGCGATGCTGGTGGGCTTCACGTTCGGCACCAGCGAGCCGGTATCGGTCGTGCTCGATGGCGCGCTGTTCGTCGTGGTCGCACTCGGCTGGGGTGCAGTCCGGGCGAATCGCTCCCGGCGCAGCGCCGATGGGACCGTGCATTGGCACCGGCTCGGGGCCGGTGTGGCGATGCTCGGTGTGGTGAGCCTGATCGGTCTGGTGTTCGGCACCCATCTGCCGTTCGTCGACCCCACCGCCCGTTTCGCGCTCCGCGAGCAGGTCGAACCCCCGTTCGACCCCCGCAACGAGCCGAGCCCGTTGGGGGCCTTCCGGCGCTATCGTCTCGAGGAACGAGCCGGCGAGGTGCTGTTCCGGGTCACCGGTTGGCCCGAAGGTGCGAGGCTGCGACTGGCCACGATGGACACCTACGACGGTGTCGTGTGGGTCGTGGGCGGACCGACCGCACCCGGGTCAGGACGGTTCGAGCGGGTGGGTGAAGCGATCTTGCCCACTCCGCCGGGGGAGGCAGCCTCGATCGATACCGAGGTCGTGAGCGACGGAAGCGACGTCTGGCTCCCGACCGTCGGCACCACCCGCTCGGTCAGGTTCCGCGGAGACCGGGGGGCGAGCCTCGCATCGTCGTTCCGCTACAACCGCGACACCGCGAGCGGGGCGGTCCCGATCCGTCTCCAGCAGGGTGACCGCTACTCGCTCGACGCCCGCCTCTCTGCCGTCCCCGAGCGGGGACAGCTTGCGACGCGCGGCGTTGCCAACGCCGGTTCGCTCCCACCCATACCCGACCTGCCTGACGAGCTCAGGCAGCGGGCGAGCCAGTTCGTTTCCGGTGCGACCACGCCATACGAGAAGGCGGCCATGCTCGAGGAAGCGTTCCGAGCCGGCTACTACAGTGACGGAGGAACCGAAACGAGGGGGACCACGTCCGAGTCGCCCCCGGGGCACAGCCTTGTCCGGATCCAGCAGTTCCTCGACAACAAGGTCGGGCTGGTGGGCAACGCTGAGCAGTATGCGGCCACGATGGCGTTGTTCGCACGCTCGGTCGACCTGCCTGCCCGGGTCGTCATGGGGTTCGCACCGAAGGGGAGCGGCACGGTCGAGGTCCACGCTGATGATGTCGACGCCTGGGTTGAGATCGCGTTCGACGGCGTCGGGTGGGTCCCGTTCTATCCGACACCCGACAAGGAACGCAGACCTCCCGATGCGCCCCAGCCGCAGCCGAGGCAGACGGAACTGAATCAACAGGAACCTCCGCCGCCGACTTACCTCCCGATGCCTGACATCAGCCAGGAACTGGCGGAGTCTCCTGTGCCGCAGGCCTCACCAGCGTCGGGCCCGTTGGCCTCGGTGCTCCGGTTCCTCGCCGAGGTCGCGGTGGTCGCCGGCATCCCGCTCTCGGTCGTCATAGGGATCGCGGTGGTGATCATGGGCGCGAAATGGATGCGAGCCAGGAGGCGACGGACCAACGGCTCGCCGGCGAAGCGGCTCAACGGCGCGTGGCTCGAGACCTGTGACCGAGCGCGAGATCTGGGCGCGTCGGTGCCTGGTCGCCTCACCCGCCGCGAAGCCTTGTCGGTTGTCGATGAGCGCCTCCCTGGCGCCGGAGACTTGGCCGAGCAGATCGATGCTGCCATGTTCGGGCCGCAACCCATTGCCGAAGAGACCCTGCAGGACGTGTGGGATCGTCTCGAGGAGATCTCGGCTGCGGCCCTCGACCGGTTGCCGTTCGGGCGTCGGTTCTTGGCTCGTGTGAGTCTGGCGTCGTTGCGACCTGGCCGTTCCCGGCGGCGTCCGAGCCTTGCGACGGAGTCGGACCTGCCCGCCCCGTCGGGAGTCGCCAGCGTCGCGGCCGCGGGTGGGAAGGGGGCCGGCCTCGTGGGTGACACGGCCCGGCCCGTCGAGGAGTTGGTGTGA
- a CDS encoding DUF58 domain-containing protein, with the protein MSRPHAMGAPGPQRLAVWEAVTPLGRAVAVTGVVALGVAWRTGWTELAVLGVACSSSLAIGLTFLVASRAGLSVALELGTPRVVVGNPASTKVTATNIVGRRTMPVTLETRIGEGVARHDVPSLAAEGSYDDLVVIATSRRSIVPVGPVRSVQGDPLGLVRREVTYTGEEQLFVHPKTVLVGSLTTGWRRDLEGETTNERSPSDVAFHTLREYVIGDDRRHIHWRTTARQPDGKLMVREFVDTRRAHLGLLLSLRGGDYATVDEFELAVSSLGSFGLRAIADEQEVSCVAGIRAVPSHMGTSFLDALSSLELGADSSDMVAIATRARDLLVGASVVVLISGSRADRAAMRQAAERLGSGVRPVIVEAAMGEVSVLQNTKRGPFLRVGALEDLPRLTWSVSLA; encoded by the coding sequence GTGAGCAGACCCCACGCGATGGGCGCGCCGGGGCCGCAGCGCCTGGCAGTGTGGGAGGCGGTGACCCCCCTCGGTCGCGCCGTGGCCGTCACCGGGGTCGTCGCCCTCGGGGTCGCGTGGCGGACCGGTTGGACGGAGCTGGCGGTGTTGGGCGTCGCGTGCTCGAGTTCGCTCGCGATCGGGCTGACGTTCCTGGTCGCTTCCCGTGCCGGTCTCAGCGTGGCGCTCGAGCTCGGCACTCCCCGGGTCGTCGTTGGGAACCCGGCGTCCACCAAGGTCACGGCAACCAACATCGTCGGGCGCCGCACGATGCCGGTGACTCTCGAGACCCGCATCGGTGAGGGAGTGGCTCGTCACGACGTGCCCTCTCTCGCGGCCGAGGGCTCCTACGACGACCTGGTGGTGATCGCCACCTCCCGCCGCTCGATCGTGCCGGTGGGGCCGGTGCGCTCGGTCCAAGGCGACCCCCTCGGTCTGGTCCGCCGCGAGGTCACGTATACGGGGGAGGAGCAGCTGTTCGTGCACCCCAAGACCGTGCTGGTCGGCTCGCTCACCACGGGCTGGCGGCGCGACCTTGAAGGGGAGACGACCAACGAGCGATCGCCGAGCGACGTCGCCTTCCACACACTACGTGAGTACGTGATCGGTGACGATCGCCGCCACATCCACTGGCGCACGACAGCTCGCCAACCTGACGGCAAGCTGATGGTGCGCGAGTTCGTCGATACCCGTCGCGCACACCTCGGCCTTCTGTTGTCACTGCGCGGCGGGGACTATGCGACTGTGGACGAGTTCGAGCTCGCGGTGTCGAGCCTCGGCTCGTTCGGCCTCCGAGCCATCGCGGACGAGCAGGAGGTGAGCTGTGTCGCCGGCATCCGCGCGGTGCCGTCACACATGGGTACCTCCTTCCTCGACGCGCTGTCCTCCCTCGAGTTGGGTGCCGACAGCTCCGACATGGTCGCCATCGCCACTCGGGCTCGCGACCTTCTGGTGGGGGCGAGTGTCGTGGTGCTCATCTCGGGCTCGAGAGCCGACCGGGCGGCGATGCGCCAGGCCGCCGAGCGGCTTGGGTCTGGTGTGCGCCCGGTCATCGTGGAGGCTGCGATGGGAGAAGTGTCGGTGCTGCAGAACACCAAGCGGGGACCCTTCCTGCGGGTGGGTGCGCTCGAGGATCTGCCCCGGCTGACCTGGTCGGTGTCGCTGGCATGA
- a CDS encoding AAA family ATPase: MSITPEQASWFAQTFDSLARNVERALLGKRRTVELALTCLLSGGHLLLEDVPGTGKTSLAKALANTVQGTRSRIQFTPDLLPSDVTGATIYNQRTGEFEFHPGPVFATIVLVDEINRASPKTQSALLEVMEEGRVSVDGVRHDVGRPFMVIATQNPVEQAGVYPLPEAQLDRFLMRASLGYPDHDTTIAILADASITDRAANVPPLITADAVQQMADMAAAVHVDTAVLAYVSQLAEETRRAPVTKLGVSTRGCMALVRCAKTWALAQGRGYVIPDDVKDLVAPVLAHRVLLTPDAEFTGSSVSVLLDKILSDVAPPAERGVA, translated from the coding sequence ATGAGCATCACACCCGAACAGGCCAGTTGGTTCGCCCAGACGTTCGACAGTCTGGCCAGGAACGTGGAGCGGGCCCTGCTCGGCAAGCGACGAACGGTCGAGCTGGCCCTCACCTGTCTGCTGTCGGGCGGGCACCTGTTGCTCGAGGATGTGCCCGGCACCGGGAAGACCTCGCTGGCCAAAGCCCTCGCCAACACCGTGCAGGGCACTCGGTCGCGCATCCAGTTCACCCCGGACCTGCTGCCATCCGACGTCACCGGTGCGACCATCTACAACCAGCGGACCGGCGAGTTCGAGTTCCACCCCGGCCCGGTGTTCGCCACCATCGTGCTGGTGGACGAGATCAACCGGGCGTCACCGAAGACCCAGTCGGCGCTGTTGGAGGTGATGGAGGAGGGTCGGGTCAGCGTGGACGGGGTGCGCCATGACGTTGGGCGGCCGTTCATGGTGATCGCCACCCAGAATCCTGTCGAGCAGGCGGGCGTCTACCCCCTACCCGAGGCGCAGCTCGACCGGTTCCTGATGCGTGCCAGCCTCGGCTATCCCGATCACGACACGACGATCGCCATCCTGGCCGATGCGTCGATCACCGATCGAGCCGCCAACGTCCCGCCCCTGATCACGGCTGACGCCGTGCAGCAGATGGCGGACATGGCGGCGGCGGTGCACGTCGACACGGCGGTGCTGGCGTACGTCAGCCAGCTTGCCGAGGAGACCCGGCGAGCCCCGGTCACCAAGCTCGGCGTGTCGACTCGGGGATGCATGGCTCTGGTGCGATGCGCCAAGACGTGGGCCCTCGCCCAGGGGCGGGGGTACGTCATCCCTGACGACGTGAAGGATCTCGTCGCTCCGGTGTTGGCCCACCGTGTGCTGCTCACACCCGACGCCGAATTCACCGGCAGCTCGGTGAGCGTGCTGCTCGACAAGATCCTCAGCGACGTCGCTCCCCCTGCAGAGCGTGGCGTGGCGTGA